One segment of Halictus rubicundus isolate RS-2024b unplaced genomic scaffold, iyHalRubi1_principal scaffold0035, whole genome shotgun sequence DNA contains the following:
- the LOC143363347 gene encoding uncharacterized protein LOC143363347 → MLLGRMQGPIVNQPTHATTRIFLPEFDPDKEDYSAKAWCRTVDVCLAERPIQGSELVMALSRALKGGASAWMSQVNYAGMNWSEFRKMFLAQYDTFETPVGAMMRINGGKPREGESMPSYSNRVLASFTNLYASMSTEQIAIASTLAHCVQIDPRLQRVAFTTNIDTRASLQKELMAFGFRKRPVTTDGREPKSTDSKKPKSVVTCFTCGKEGHKATDCHRRQGATRLPGPKPGTSGSNRGPPKKPVTCFKCGEDGHIAPQCKKEDGRPHPRIPMERQINLCSIAPVTAELAESDDV, encoded by the coding sequence ATGCTATTAGGACGGATGCAAGGTCCAATAGTGAATCAACCAACACACGCCACCACCCGGATATTCCTGCCAGAGTTCGACCCGGATAAGGAGGACTACAGTGCGAAAGCTTGGTGTAGAACGGTGGATGTGTGTCTCGCAGAGCGACCGATACAGGGCAGCGAATTGGTCATGGCTCTAAGCAGGGCATTGAAAGGTGGCGCGTCCGCGTGGATGTCGCAAGTGAATTACGCTGGCATGAACTGGAGTGagttcagaaaaatgtttctagccCAATATGATACGTTCGAAACCCCTGTGGGTGCAATGATGAGGATCAACGGGGGAAAACCAAGAGAAGGCGAGTCTATGCCTTCATACTCAAACCGTGTGCTGGCCTCATTTACTAATTTATACGCATCGATGTCGACGGAACAAATCGCTATAGCATCAACATTGGCACATTGCGTGCAGATAGATCCTCGACTGCAGCGCGTTGCGTTCACAACAAATATCGATACGCGGGCTTCATTACAAAAGGAGCTGATGGCCTTCGGGTTCCGTAAACGGCCAGTTACCACCGATGGAAGAGAACCGAAGTCAACGGACAGCAAGAAGCCGAAAAGTGTTGTTACGTGTTTTACATGCGGCAAGGAAGGACATAAAGCCACGGACTGTCATCGACGCCAAGGAGCTACCAGGTTGCCGGGACCCAAGCCTGGCACGAGCGGAAGCAACCGGGGACCACCGAAAAAGCCGGTTACCTGCTTCAAgtgcggagaggacggccatattGCTCCACAGTGCAAGAAGGAGGATGGAAGACCACATCCGAGGATACCCATGGAACGGCAGATCAACTTGTGCAGTATCGCCCCGGTAACAGCGGAACTAGCGGAATCGG